One Thermoanaerobaculales bacterium genomic window carries:
- a CDS encoding Gfo/Idh/MocA family oxidoreductase, whose translation MSGSTITAAVVGTGHLGRHHVRILSQMADVRFLGAYDADAARLQAVTAEHGVTALPDLRAVREAEAVVVATPTVNHRETAGLLLEAGCNVLVEKPIAASLAEADELLALAAVHDAVLAVGHVEYHNPAVQAALLLAGQARYLEAQRLSPFTARSVDVDVILDLMIHDMQITLAVAGETPTEIRAVGVPVLTDKVDLCHAWIEFPSGLVANLTASRVSAERIRKLRLFARDSYFSVDYAEQSVSAAQLVRQEGAPPRIAPRTVAVEKREPLASELDAFLAACRGEPSAAVGGRAGRDALAVAIEVRYQAEAR comes from the coding sequence ATGAGCGGCAGCACGATCACCGCGGCGGTCGTGGGGACGGGTCACCTCGGGCGGCACCACGTTCGCATTCTCAGCCAGATGGCCGATGTGCGCTTCCTCGGCGCCTATGACGCGGACGCTGCGCGCTTGCAGGCGGTCACTGCCGAGCACGGGGTCACCGCCCTGCCCGACCTGCGCGCGGTTCGGGAGGCCGAGGCCGTGGTCGTGGCCACGCCCACCGTCAACCACCGCGAGACCGCGGGTCTGCTCCTCGAGGCCGGCTGCAACGTGCTGGTGGAGAAGCCGATCGCGGCGAGCCTCGCCGAGGCCGATGAGCTGCTGGCCCTCGCCGCCGTGCACGATGCCGTGCTCGCCGTCGGCCACGTCGAGTACCACAACCCGGCCGTCCAGGCGGCGCTCCTCCTCGCCGGGCAGGCGCGCTACCTGGAGGCGCAGCGACTGTCACCGTTCACGGCGCGCTCGGTCGACGTCGACGTGATCCTCGACCTCATGATCCACGACATGCAGATCACGCTGGCGGTCGCGGGCGAGACGCCGACCGAGATTCGGGCGGTCGGGGTGCCGGTGCTGACCGACAAGGTCGACCTGTGCCACGCGTGGATCGAGTTCCCATCCGGGCTGGTGGCCAACCTGACCGCGAGCCGGGTGTCGGCCGAACGGATCCGCAAGCTCCGGCTGTTCGCTCGCGACTCCTACTTCTCGGTGGACTACGCCGAGCAGAGCGTGTCGGCCGCGCAGCTCGTCCGGCAGGAGGGCGCGCCGCCCCGGATCGCACCGCGGACCGTCGCGGTCGAGAAGCGGGAGCCGCTCGCCTCCGAGCTCGACGCCTTCCTCGCCGCCTGCCGCGGCGAGCCCTCCGCGGCGGTCGGCGGCCGGGCCGGCCGCGACGCCCTGGCGGTCGCGATCGAGGTCCGGTACCAGGCGGAGGCGCGGTAG